AGATCGAATAGGGGTGCTGGCGCTCGACCTCGTCGAACAGCGCCGCCGCCTCCTTGTAACGCCCCTGGTCGAGCCGATGCTTGGCCGCCGAATAGAGCGTGCCGACATCGCGGGCGATATAGGGAACGTCGTTCTTGCCGCGATTGCGCGCGCAACCGGCGATCGGAAGCGCCAGCACGGCGATGAGCGCAAGCGCTAGCGGACGGGACAATGAGATACGCATCGGCGCATCCTTAGCCCAGCCGCCCGCGCGCCCACAATGTTTTTCGCGTTGCGCCCCGGACGGGATCACGTGGCGTGATTTGTGCGTTGCAGCTAAGGAAATCCACGACATCGAAGGGACTCGACCTATGACCGCGACCTTGCTCGCCACGCGCCGGGTGGAAAAGCCGTGGGGGCGCCATACGCTGTGGCCCGGCTTCGCCGATCCAGCACCCGCGGATGCGCCGATCGGTGAAGTGTGGTTCCAGACGCCGCACGCGGATGAGCCCGACCTGCTGATCAAATATCTTTTCACTTCGGAAAAACTTTCGGTCCAGGTCCACCCCAATGACGATCAGGCGCATGCCCGCGGCCTGCCGCGCGGCAAGGACGAATGCTGGGTGGTACTCGCGGCCGAACCCGATTCGACGATCGCACTCGGCACGCTCGTGCCGATGTCGCAGGAGGAATTGCGGCAATCGGCGCTGGACGGGTCGATCGAGCACAAGCTCGACTGGAAGCCGGTCAAGGCGGGCGACTTCTATTATTCGGCAAGCGGCACGATCCACGCGATCGGCGCCGGCATCACGGTAATCGAGACGCAGCAGAATTCGGATACGACCTATCGCCTCTATGACTATGGCCGTCCGCGCGAATTGCATCTCGATGATGGCGTGGCGGTGGCCGACGCCGTGCCTTTCGTCGCGCCGAGCGCACCGGGCCGGGTCGCGGACGACCGCATTCTGCTGGTCGAAGGACCGAAATTCGTGCTCGAACGCTGGCCCGGCGGTGAACGCTCGGTCGTGTTGCCGACGGGCGTGCCCGGCTGGTTCGTGCCGATCACGGGCGAGGGGTATGCCGACGGTGTCGCCTGGAAAGCGGGCGAATGCCTGTTGCTCGAAGGGACGACTCAGATCACCGCGTCGATCGGGAGCGATTTGCTGTTCGCCTATCCGGGGGACAAACGGATCTGATCCCGGGATGCGGGCCCTAGATTCGGAGTTCCGACGCCGGCCCATCGGGCCGGCTCTGCGCCTGGCGTTGCATCATGGGTATCCACTGCGCCAACACGTCGAATGGCACGGGAATATCGAAGGCGATGCCGGTCTGGCCATTGTCGCGCCAGCGCACCGATGCCGCGACCGGCGGCAGGCCATTGACCATCAGCACCAGCTTTTCCGCCGGTTCGATCTCCTCCGCCGCGCGGATTTTGGCCCCACCCTGCGAGATGTTGAGCAAGGTGGCGGCGTGATAACGCGCACCGACGCGGATGCGGCCGGGCAGTTCGAGTTCCACACGCGGCGCACGCTGCTGTGCCGGCTGCGGTGAAAGATCATCGCCGGACAGGACGCTGGTCGTGTCCACTTTCTCGTCGAACTCCATGCCGGCCAGGCCGTTGCGCTGCCACAATATGTGTCCGGGAATCGCATGGCCGGATCTGAACTCGACCGTGACATGATCGCCAGTGGCAAGCGTCGAATAAACATGGGCCATCAGGCCGCCCGACGAGATATTGCGGACCAGGCAGAGTTCTTCGCCAGCCGCGCTGTGCAATTTGGCGACGCGCAGAACGGTTACCTGCCGGGGGTCACGCCGGCGCTCCGGCTCCTGCGCGCCGGACGGCGTTGCAATCGTCGACGCATGGTCTTCGTCGTCTTCCAGCATGCGGTATTCCCCTGCAAGCAGTCCAGGCTTACGATCGGCTTCTAATTGTTGGATTTCGCATCATCGTCCTCCCCGCAGACGGCAATGCTTCTCCCGGTCTCAGGGGAGGCTATATTTTTTTACAATTAACAACCGCGATATCGACCGTGCTTAACGGCGCATGCAGCATATTGGCTGCGGCGGGCGGACTTCTTGTGGCGAGGCGGGGATAGGAGCAAAGTAACCTTCGCGCGTTAAACCCACTCCACCATGCTTCGCGTCCTCACACTCTCGACCTTGTTTCCTGATGTTTCGCGGCCCAATTTCGGGGTGTTCGTGGAACGGCAAACACTGGGCCTGGCCGCGCATCCGGACGTCGATCTCCGGCTCGTCACACCGCTCGGCCTGCCGCCCTGGCCGACGGCGATGCTGGCGCATTACCGACCGCTTGCCGCTGTGCCCGAGCGTGAAACCTGGAAGGGGCTCGACACACGCCGGCCGCGCTTTGTGACGATTCCGGGCACCCGGGGGCGTTTTCACACCGCCGCGCTAGTGCGCATGTTGCGGCCATTGCTGGCCGAGATCCGACGCGATTTCGCCTTCGACGTGATTGATGCCGAATTCTTCTTTCCCGACGGACCCGCCGCAGTCGCGCTCGGCGCGCATTTCGGCGTACCCGTCTCGATCAAGGCGCGGGGCGCCGATATCCATCATTGGGGCACAGCGCCGGCCACCGCGGCGCAGGTCGTCGCCGCGGGGCGGAAAGCGCAGGGCACGCTCGCCGTCTCACTGGCGATGAAGGCCGACATGGC
This portion of the Sphingomonas sp. So64.6b genome encodes:
- a CDS encoding class I mannose-6-phosphate isomerase, yielding MTATLLATRRVEKPWGRHTLWPGFADPAPADAPIGEVWFQTPHADEPDLLIKYLFTSEKLSVQVHPNDDQAHARGLPRGKDECWVVLAAEPDSTIALGTLVPMSQEELRQSALDGSIEHKLDWKPVKAGDFYYSASGTIHAIGAGITVIETQQNSDTTYRLYDYGRPRELHLDDGVAVADAVPFVAPSAPGRVADDRILLVEGPKFVLERWPGGERSVVLPTGVPGWFVPITGEGYADGVAWKAGECLLLEGTTQITASIGSDLLFAYPGDKRI
- a CDS encoding PilZ domain-containing protein → MLEDDEDHASTIATPSGAQEPERRRDPRQVTVLRVAKLHSAAGEELCLVRNISSGGLMAHVYSTLATGDHVTVEFRSGHAIPGHILWQRNGLAGMEFDEKVDTTSVLSGDDLSPQPAQQRAPRVELELPGRIRVGARYHAATLLNISQGGAKIRAAEEIEPAEKLVLMVNGLPPVAASVRWRDNGQTGIAFDIPVPFDVLAQWIPMMQRQAQSRPDGPASELRI